A stretch of DNA from Vibrio gallaecicus:
CAGTTCTGCGTCTCTTGATACTTTATTCTCAGACGTAAAAACATGGCTACCAGGCTTAATTGATCAAGTCATTGATAAGCAATCTACTGAACAATTTACCGCGCCATCAGGTAAATACTCGACAGACAAGCAAAAAGCGCTTGGTCTTCAAGTGATGAGCTTGCTTCAATTTGACTTCAACCATGGTCGTTTGGATGAGAGTGTCCACCCATTCTGTGGCGGTGTTCCATCTGATGTTCGTATTACCACTCGCTATGATGAAAATGAATTTGTTCAGTCTTTAATGGGCATCGTCCATGAAACAGGTCATGCTCGATATGAGCAAGGGCTTCCTAAGCACCTTTCCGGCCTTCCTTCTGGTGAGGCTCGCTCAATGGGTATCCATGAATCTCAATCACTATTTTTTGAAATGCAGATTGGTCGCAGTGACGAATTCATCGGTCACTTAGCTGAACTTGCAGAGCAACAATTTAGTGGAAATGAGTTTGAGAAAAGTAATTTCCAAAAAATTTATACTCGCGTAGAAAAAGATTTCATACGTGTGGATGCAGATGAACTGACCTACCCAGCCCACGTAATTCTTCGATATGAGATTGAACGTGACTTAATTAACGGAAAAATCAAACATACAGACGTTCCTGAACTTTGGAACCTTAAAATGCAGCAATACTTAGGCTTGTCTACTGAAGGTAATTTTAAGAATGGTTGCATGCAGGATATTCACTGGACAGACGGAGCATTTGGCTACTTCCCTAGCTATACACTAGGTGCAATGTACGCCGCTCAATTTATGGCTTCGATGAAGAACGATTTGGATGTGAGTTCTGTCATTCAAAGTAAAGATCTAACGCCTATCTTCAATTGGTTAGAAACGAACATTTGGAGCAAAGGTAGCTTACTCACAACTGACGAACTCGTGAAGCAAGCAACAGGTGAAACATTGAATGCTCAGCATTTCCAAGATCACCTGAAAAATCGCTACCTCTAGTTAGGTTACTGACATGTACTCAATTTCCTCTGAGTACATGTCTCATTATTCAAAACCATCAAAACCATCAAAACTAAGCTCGATCAACCACTAGGTAGATTCTATGAAGCAGTTTATTCCTGAATTAGCTGCGTAATCTCGGCTATATCACCCATTTGATAATTAGATAAATCACACTGATTGTTGCCAATGTACTCATTGTTGATTCAGTGTTGCTTCTATAAGTTGTACCATAGCTATAAATACCAGAGACAGTAGTCCAAATTATTACGACAGCAATAATAGATAAAATAATATTCATATGTTCAGCCTTATTGCATTTGTGCTGTTAATTTTTCGAATTCTTCTTTCATTTTTTCGTTTTCGAAAGAAATCAAATCAGGCGCTTGCAAATTCATCACATCATCAAATAGCTTTGAATTTTCATTAATTAAATTTGCAACATTAAATGATAGATCAACAGTTTTGTAAGTATTCACCGCAACAAGATAATCTTCTTTAAGTCGATATTTTGCATTTTTTATTTTTTTCAAATCCGATTGCAACTGCTTCTTATATAAATCTACAGCTTTTAAAGTAAACCTCTGATTATCTAAGTTATTTTGATATACATTTTTATTATTTCCTTTAGCTTTCCTAACTAATCGCTTAGTATCTTCAATTAACTTCACATTACTCTTACGCAACTCATTAATTTGTGGGATAAACGTATAATCTAACTTATTAATATATTGATCTTGAATAAACAATTGAAGCTCTAACAACATTACATACATACCGTAATATTTTTTAGCAGCTTCTAAGTCTTCTCCAGTATCTTGAGTAACTTGTCCCAAATAATTAGCAAACTCACTGATAATAGGAAATATTGTTGTCATTGAAAGAATATCATCAGCATTTACTTTTATTAGCAAAGCTTCAACTTGCTCCTCAGTAACATAAGTTCCAAAATCAGATAGTCGATTTTGTACAGCTACAATTATTTCACTTTTTTTTGCGTCGGTATAAGCTATTTTTTCTTCTAATTTTAAAATGTTGTTTTGTATTTTTTCTTTATCATCTGCATCAAAACTAAATCTATAATTCTCTTTTAACTTAGACAAATCTGAAAGCTGCTCCTTTCGATAGTCTGCATTCTTAATTAATTGCTTTTTATAATCCTCTAAATCTTCATCACTAATAGTTTCAAATATTTGACCTAGTAGTTCATTAATATCATCTTGATATTTATCTTTGCCTTTTTTAAGAAACCCAGACTGTTTGGGGGCATCTTCCTGCTTTTCTTTGATCTCATAGATTTTACTGAATCTCTTATTAAGACTTTCCCAGTGCTCTACAACTGATTCTTCAGTTACCGTCGGTTTAATTTCTTTAGAGGCTGGGGCTAAATCTAAAGTGATAGAATCTGAAGAGTTTACAAGTTCTTTTGCTTTGTCTAACCCTGAATTCAGAGTGTCTTTCCAATCAGCATATGCAGGTTGTGCCATAGCAAAACTAAGTAGAATAGAAGAAATTAATATGTGCTTTTTGATATTCACGACTGTACTCATATGTTATTTTACAGAACTCTATTCTGGTAAATTATATGAGGTCTAAAACTCATGTCAAACATAAAACTGGTTGCAATTACATTTTTAACAACATCGACAACAATACTATTAATTTTGGCTACAACGTTTCACTTTGGTAAATATAAAGTAATCCATGTTAACGAATATGATAAATCCAAAATCTTTATTGCAAAAATAGATGGCTTTAAAGATAAATATGAAAAAAAAGCTAAAGATCTAACTAAAAACTACGTAAAAAACACTACAAAGAAAATGACCAAGAGTGCTATTTCATCGGCTACTATTGGCACAGCAGCGGTGGTCGGTATCACGGCAATCTTTGCAGCAGAAGATTACTGTACATCTCATCGAGATATGATTGATGAAATCAATTTTTTATTTGATAAAAATGATAAATTTGATTTTAAAAAATGCTATTTTCAGGCCATTTCAGATTTACAAGAATCGGGCAAATATCTAAAAACAGAATTAACAAAGTATACAGTTTTAACTATTGGTGGCACAAAAGCACATTTTTCTAAACAAGCTGACTCTGCATCACAAAGCTGGGAAGACATGCTCACGAAAATAGACTCTGTGACTAATGACTCTTTTTCCAACAGCCTCAATAAGGTTAGTAGTTCAATTCGAGTACAAAGCAACAAAATAGCAAATACATCGACAAGCACTGTGAACCTGATGAAAAATAAAACTGAAGACCTTTCTGATGCTACTGAAGACGCTATCGATGCCATGAAAGACAAAGCTCAAGACATTTCTGATGCTACTGAAGATGCTGCCGATGCCATGAAGGACAAAGCTGAAGACCTTTCTGATGCTACTGAAGATGCTGCCGATGCCATGAAAGACAAAGCTAAAGACCTTTCTGATGCTACTGAAGACGCTGTCGATGCCATGAAGGACAAAGCTCAAGACCTTTCTAATGCTACTGAAGACGCTGTTGATGCCATGAAGGACAAAGCTGAAGACCTTTCTGATGCTACTGAAGACGCTGTTGATGCCATGAAGGACAAAGCTGAAGACCTTTCTGATGCTACTGAAGACGCTGTCGATGCCATGAAGGACAATGCTCAAGACCTTTCCTATTCTATGTCTTCAAAATTAGACAAGCTCAGCAACTCAGCTAAAGATGGCTTGGGAAAACTTACCAATTAATCTTTTGCTTTGAGAGCATCTGCAGTTAACTATTAATTTGTTTTAGGGAATGCTAATGCTAACCTTAAAGTTATTATTTGCTGGGATAATACCGTATTCCAATACTGGATTGGTATTGTCCATTTCTTGGATTAACGCACTCTGCATTTCGTTCTATAGCACATACTACAAAGGGTTAGAGCGCGGGATTAAGAAAGGCTCAATTGTTTTGAACAATAACGCCCGTATACTAGAATCAAACAGACGGGGCATTTGGCTACTTCCCTAGCTATACACTAGGTGCAATGTACGCCGCTCAATTTATGGCTTCGATGAAGAACGATTTGGATGTGAGTTCTGTCATTCAAAGTAAAGATCTAACGCCTATCTTCAATTGGTTAGAAACGAACATTTGGAGCAAAGGTAGCTTACTCACAACTGACGAACTCGTGAAGCAAGCAACAGGTGAAACATTGAATGCTCAGCATTTCCAAGATCACCTGAAAAATCGTTATCTATAAGCCTAGGATTTTTAGGCTAGTTCTGAATACTAAAGTTAAAACCGCTCATAATGTGATTGAGCGGTTTTTCTATTTATCTAGTCGGAATAGTCTGCTCAGAAAATGTTAGAACGTTAGTGCTAGGTTTGCACTTACTCCAAATTGATTATCACCTGCGTAAGACGCTGCTAAATCAAAACTCACAATATCCCATGGTGAGATCCCCAAACCAGCATTCATGCTATCTTCTAAATTATCTTCTAAATCGGTCTCATAGCCTGCCCTTAATTGAGCCCAACCCCAAGCGTTAAACTCTATGCCTGCCCTAACAAATTGAGTGGCATTACTACTCATAGAAAAGCGTTCTTGACTTGTTAAATCGGCATCAAGGCTTACAGTAAACAACTCTGTGATATAACCGCCGCCAATTGTCACTTTGGGAGCAAGTTCATACGTAAGGTGTGAGTTTTTCGTCTCAATCTCTTGTTTAATCAAGTTTTTACCAACAAGTCCCACACGCCAGTTATCCTTATACCAAACGGCTCCCACGTCTACGTTGAATACCGTATCTGACACTTCACTATCTTCATAGTCATCAATATCAAAGTCATCTAAAGATGTAACATCAGAATAGGTACGAAGCTCTTGCAGTTTAGGGCTAATACCAAAAGAAAACTTTTGCTCCTTTAGTATGTATTCCTTCGATAAAGCTAAACCAAATTCAGCGACACCAAAGCCCGTAAGGGCGACTTCAGAATTTTCATATCGCTTTTTAGCATTAGCTTCATCACCAATCAAAGGGTTAGCCATTATCTCCACATATGTGGATGAGAACACATTCACTGAGGCGTATTGATTAGGGATAGAAATGCTAAATGCAATCCCGCCATTTACGTTAATTGGCTTTGCACCTGACAAGTCATTCAGATACTGATCCAATGTGTCGTATTCTTCTTGAGAAGGTAGCCTTCCCATTGAATCATAATGATCTTGAACATCATCAATCATTGCTAGTGCATCGTCTGAGTCTTGGACAGTAACACCAATAGCAGGGATTAAGAGCCCAATATCATCTTCTGCACGATATGCAGCGCCTAATGCTGGGTTGTGAAAAGGAGCGGTTAAAAAGTCTGCGGTTACAACACCAGTGTTACCCATACCCATACTGCGAGCATCAGTTGAAAATGTACTGGCTTGCGCTGTGCTTGCTGCACACACGGAAGCCACGGCTAATGTGATTAAGCCTTTGCTATGCATAGCAATTCCTTTGTCTTAAATGTAGTTGATAACAAAGAACAGCAAGATAAGGAGTAATTTCAAAATTCGATCTCGCTGTATCTACATTATTTATTGGATGGGGATTATGACAAGCTGATCCATAAATTTGGTTATATAAGCAATAATCAAAGTTATATGGTCATCATTAAATCGTGTTGATTTGTAAGGTTTTTTAAAACTAACTGTTTCATTTTACTTTCTGAAAGTTAAATGAGCACCTAGCGTTTGTTGCTAAATATTTTGGGGATCGACAAAAGACACAACAGTAGGTGAGACAATAAAAAACAGCATGATTGATACAGATATCGGTAGGGAAAGGATCGGATGAAGAGAGATATTTAGATCTTTTACAAAATAAACTAAATACAAGGCTCGACACCTTGTTGTTTCTAATGTTTAAGCAAAAAAAACGCCCATGTTGCCTGTATCAACATGAGCGTAAAGGTAGTGCACGACTACCGCTTCTATTCCCCTAATCGAGAAATGAAGGATTCATTAGAATAGTTGGGAGCAATAATGAAAATGCTAGCTGAGCACTTCAATAATGTCTTCTTCAATGATTAGAGTCGCAGCAATGTATTTAGAGCCATCAATTACATTGCCACTTGCGATTACTGAAAACACCCTCAACTTTAGCCATCAAAGTTTGATTATTGCCAGACGCCTTAATGTATAAATATTAATGTATTACAAATTAAAAAGGAAGAGCTAAAGATTAAGTTTTTGCATCAGTGCACATTTTTTAACTAACAAATCAAACCAGCCCACGAACAAAAATCAACAAAATAGATACAAAACAAGTACTTATGTCATTTATTTCAGTTTGTAACACTTTGTTAATGCCTGATTTATAACTGCATCTTGATCCAATTCACAGTTCTTACCTTCTTATAGAGTTAGCATATTTGTATTATTTTAATGCCAGATAATTATTCTATAAGGAACATTCAATAAGTGAATAATTAGTAGAAAAGTATATATGGCGTCATTTTTTGGTCCTATTGACCTTATTTATAATCGATAGAGTGGAATTATTACCATGAATAAACTTAAAACAATTGTGATAGCAATGTCATCGCTAATGGCGGTAAGTTCTGTTTCAGCTGCATCTTTTGATATGAGACATGAGTATAAAAGTCATACAGATCAACATGCAACGCGAGTAAAGCTTGCAGATAACATTGGCAATTTCTTAGTCGACATTGAGGCCAAATTTAAAGGCGAAGATGGTGAATTCATGGAAGATCTAAAAAATAATGGCTGGGAGCTCGGACTCAACTATCGCCATGTACTTAACGATAACTGGACCATGACTTACGGGATGCCTATTGAAGGTCGTGAATCAGGTGTCACTTACAAGCCTCAAGTACGTGCCACTTACAGTGTTGATAGCATCGATGGTTTAAGCCTAAGTGCTCGTTACCGCTACGATATGAGACAAAATACTCGTAGTTCTGAATATCAATTTGACGATGCTGGTAACGTTATTGTTGATGGTGATGGCGTGCCTATTATGGTTGATAGCAATGTCGCTAATCAACGTAGACACCGATTAACCGCTAATATTAACTATGCATTAAATGACTGGCGCTTTGGTTTTGAAGGAAACTATTACAAAGCTGATGGATATGACATTTACGACAATGACGACACGAACTATGAGCTTAATGTAAGTGCACGTCGCATGATGGGTGCATGGGCACCATATGTAGAGTTTGGTGATGTAAGCACATCGAGCACTTCTGCTACACGTGAACTAAGAAGTCGTGTCGGTTTAACTTACAGCTTCTAGTTCCTGACCTCTAGCTTCCAAAGAGTCGTCGGAAGTAAAATTAATCATAAATAACATTTAAGCCAGCGAATCTGCTGGCTTTTTAGCTAGTCAAAAAATCAATTTATTTAAATATCTATCTTCTGACTTTCTAATGGTACTAATGACTCATTCGATACAACTGAGAAATGGGCACCTCTTTACCTTGCGCCACCCGTTTTTGCTGGGCCAAAAATAGTTCAGCAGTCGAAACCGCATCCGCTAACGCATTATGATTGTTGTATTCGGGGAGTCGATACCGTTCTCGTGTTGCCGCCAATGTTAGATCCACTTCTTCATGGTTGCTGATCGCTTGCTCCATTTTCTTCTCAATACATAACGTATCCAACCAAAGTAAGGGGAGACTTCTCAAGCCATAACAACGCAGTAAATATTGATTGATGAAGTTTTCTTCAACAACACATGCATGGGCGACAATAATTTTGCCTTTAGCTGACTCGAAGAATGCCTGCATGGCATCATGAATAGATAAACCTTCCTGCAGCATTTGAGGTGTAATGTGGTTGATCACTGCCGTTTCTGGATTTATTTGAGAGTCATTATTCAAATATAAGTGTTTCGCTGAAGCTAAGTCGATTCGACCTTTGCTTATTTCCACCCACCCCATAGACAAAATAAGATCGTCTTCACTGCTTAGCCCCGTCGTTTCTAAATCTAGAATGATATATTCGGCATCTTTAGCAAGATCAAACATTTGTGGCAAAGGCTGTTCGAGAACATTAAACAACACTTCCGGTAATTTCACGGTATTTAAGTACTGCTTTCGCTTGCGTTTTATACGCTCAAGAGGATGAAAGTAATTAAATAACCCTTTCATTATCGGGCTCCAAATCTAATTTTTGCAGCTTCTTGAAGGTCAGCAATGATTCTAAAGGCATCTTTCAAGTGCTTACGTTCAAAACTGCCAAAGCTATCTGGATTAATATTATTGTCGGGTACTTCACCATTTTTTAATGCTTCCAGCTGATGACCAAACCGGAGCGATAATATGTATTGATAGGCACCTAATATATTTTTATAGGCATCATCACTCAACATGCCCTTTTCATTGGCTGCTGTAAACCTGTCATCCGTGGCAGACAAATCGCATTCCACTGCTAAACCGTAGATGCGAGCCAAATCGATTATTAGATTTATCGCATACTTCTTAACGTTCAGCGTTTTTTTATTCTCACCAGATTTTTCCAATACTAGGCTGTTGAAAATTCCCAACGGTGGATTCGTGTTCACCGCATCTCTCACTAATGTACTTAGAAACTCTCGGTTACTTCGGATATTTGAATGCAGCTCATCGCGAAGAATCGTTTCGTACTCACTATTACCATAAATAGTCCGAATTTCTAAAAAAACACTGATGTTTAGTAAGCGTTCATACTCCGGGTTTGATACCCATTTTTTGTAATAGTGCTTCCACACGCCTAAAGGTTGGCACCATTTCGGCGTTGCAGCCATGAATTTACCTGGACATAGTGGATAATCACAACTTGCCAACCCATTAGTCACCATCATAGCTAAGTGTTTGAAATAAATACGGTCGCTGTCTGTTGCGTCATCAGCAAGTACAATCGCGCTGTCTTGATCAGAAAGCATGTGTACTTCATTACGTGCGTGGGAACCTGCAACAATCCAAGAGAAGTCGCAAGGTGGAGGTCCTAATTTATCAATCGCAATTTGAATTAGTCGCCGCGTATAAGCATCCATGATCATGGTCATGACTTTGCCAACCGTTTCTGGCGCTACTTTACCTTCAACTAAGGCTTCAAAAATGGCTTGCCTCTCTGAAGTAAACGAAGACATGGTTTTAACACTGCCCGCGTATTTGATTTTCTCAATTAAGAAAATCGCTTGAACACGGTGATTTTGAACAAGGTGAGAAGTGGTTAATAAACCAATAACTTTATTCTCTTTCACTACAGGGAGATTACGAATATTGAACTGCATCATGATTGACGCAGCATGTAAGACTAAATCATCCGGTTTAACTGTTAACGGTGAATGTGTCATGACTTCTGAGATAACATTATCAGTACTCACACCATGTGCTATAACACGTTTAGTCATATCTCGATCGGTAATTAATCCTACAATTTTGTCATCTTCATAGATAACCGCACAAGGAGATCTCTGGTGCAGCATTTCTGTGGCAACAGATTGAATCGACTGGTCTGATTTTACTATTGCGACATGACCACTTGCGACATCTTCCACTTTTCGAATAAATAACCCTTTTTCTTTATTCGACCAAACCACATCTAAAGCCGATTTCAAACGAACTTGGGCTTGAGAAGCAAATTGTTCCGCGCAACTAGGG
This window harbors:
- a CDS encoding carboxypeptidase M32, with product MSAFKKLVDHSQKCSHFNHLAAICGWDQASMMPSGGNQARSEAMAQLSVHIHGMMTQPQLSDWINDAENESLNSEQQSTLREIKRNWQQANLLPEKLVQAKSLAGSKCEHAWRTQRGENDWVGFEKNWREVVELSREEAQIRADFAGLTPYDAMLDIYEPGTSSASLDTLFSDVKTWLPGLIDQVIDKQSTEQFTAPSGKYSTDKQKALGLQVMSLLQFDFNHGRLDESVHPFCGGVPSDVRITTRYDENEFVQSLMGIVHETGHARYEQGLPKHLSGLPSGEARSMGIHESQSLFFEMQIGRSDEFIGHLAELAEQQFSGNEFEKSNFQKIYTRVEKDFIRVDADELTYPAHVILRYEIERDLINGKIKHTDVPELWNLKMQQYLGLSTEGNFKNGCMQDIHWTDGAFGYFPSYTLGAMYAAQFMASMKNDLDVSSVIQSKDLTPIFNWLETNIWSKGSLLTTDELVKQATGETLNAQHFQDHLKNRYL
- a CDS encoding conjugal transfer protein TraF, translated to MHSKGLITLAVASVCAASTAQASTFSTDARSMGMGNTGVVTADFLTAPFHNPALGAAYRAEDDIGLLIPAIGVTVQDSDDALAMIDDVQDHYDSMGRLPSQEEYDTLDQYLNDLSGAKPINVNGGIAFSISIPNQYASVNVFSSTYVEIMANPLIGDEANAKKRYENSEVALTGFGVAEFGLALSKEYILKEQKFSFGISPKLQELRTYSDVTSLDDFDIDDYEDSEVSDTVFNVDVGAVWYKDNWRVGLVGKNLIKQEIETKNSHLTYELAPKVTIGGGYITELFTVSLDADLTSQERFSMSSNATQFVRAGIEFNAWGWAQLRAGYETDLEDNLEDSMNAGLGISPWDIVSFDLAASYAGDNQFGVSANLALTF
- a CDS encoding oligogalacturonate-specific porin KdgM family protein, with the protein product MNKLKTIVIAMSSLMAVSSVSAASFDMRHEYKSHTDQHATRVKLADNIGNFLVDIEAKFKGEDGEFMEDLKNNGWELGLNYRHVLNDNWTMTYGMPIEGRESGVTYKPQVRATYSVDSIDGLSLSARYRYDMRQNTRSSEYQFDDAGNVIVDGDGVPIMVDSNVANQRRHRLTANINYALNDWRFGFEGNYYKADGYDIYDNDDTNYELNVSARRMMGAWAPYVEFGDVSTSSTSATRELRSRVGLTYSF
- a CDS encoding 3'-5' exonuclease, translated to MKGLFNYFHPLERIKRKRKQYLNTVKLPEVLFNVLEQPLPQMFDLAKDAEYIILDLETTGLSSEDDLILSMGWVEISKGRIDLASAKHLYLNNDSQINPETAVINHITPQMLQEGLSIHDAMQAFFESAKGKIIVAHACVVEENFINQYLLRCYGLRSLPLLWLDTLCIEKKMEQAISNHEEVDLTLAATRERYRLPEYNNHNALADAVSTAELFLAQQKRVAQGKEVPISQLYRMSH
- a CDS encoding DUF294 nucleotidyltransferase-like domain-containing protein, translated to MSQSLLPNILQFIGQIDPFDKIPKDALRELSSHVQIIYLGKGDVVDLCESGKEKSLYIIRTGSMEQRKSDGVLRARLGSEDLFGFTFLESKVNDDKGYRAIAIENTLLYVIPHNALQTLFKTFPSCAEQFASQAQVRLKSALDVVWSNKEKGLFIRKVEDVASGHVAIVKSDQSIQSVATEMLHQRSPCAVIYEDDKIVGLITDRDMTKRVIAHGVSTDNVISEVMTHSPLTVKPDDLVLHAASIMMQFNIRNLPVVKENKVIGLLTTSHLVQNHRVQAIFLIEKIKYAGSVKTMSSFTSERQAIFEALVEGKVAPETVGKVMTMIMDAYTRRLIQIAIDKLGPPPCDFSWIVAGSHARNEVHMLSDQDSAIVLADDATDSDRIYFKHLAMMVTNGLASCDYPLCPGKFMAATPKWCQPLGVWKHYYKKWVSNPEYERLLNISVFLEIRTIYGNSEYETILRDELHSNIRSNREFLSTLVRDAVNTNPPLGIFNSLVLEKSGENKKTLNVKKYAINLIIDLARIYGLAVECDLSATDDRFTAANEKGMLSDDAYKNILGAYQYILSLRFGHQLEALKNGEVPDNNINPDSFGSFERKHLKDAFRIIADLQEAAKIRFGAR